Within the Synechococcales cyanobacterium CNB genome, the region ACACGCACGGAGGCCTACTTCCGCGGCGGGCAGCTGCTCCCGGTCGCCGGCCTGTACGGACTGATGATCGGCATCCTGAAGGACGCCCCGGACATGACGACGATCGCCAACCGCCTCAACGAGTTCGTTCGGCGGGGCGGGCGGATCGGCGAGATCACCGGCACGCATCTCGTCGTGCAGGCCGCGGCAACGCTGGAGGCCATGCTGCTCGAAGGCTGGGTGACGGGCAAGCTCGACCCGAAGCGCCCCCGGATGTCGTACGCCCCGCGCGCGTCGGGCGCGAGCAACTTCCATCCCAACTACGACAATATTGTCGAGGAACCCTCGCCCAGGCAGAAGCCCACCCACTCCAAGCCGCGTGAAGGTGTCATCCTCGGCGCTTCGGCGGGCGCGGCGTCGACCCCGAACGGCGGACCAGCAGCAGGTGGTTGAACCCGCGCAGGAGCGGGCCGGCTCCCGTCGCCGCTCGCTTTCGACCGGTGTCCTTCAGGTCCGCGTTGCGGCGGACCACCGCGATCCAGTCCACGAGTTCGAAGCGCGGTCGGAGCAGCGACCACAACTCGGCTCCGATCGGCAGCAGGCGGCCGCTCGCCCATGAATCACTGACGTAGACGGCCGCGTGGCGACCCGGGCGCAGCACGCGGTGCATCTCGGCAAAGACCTGCCGCATGGCGTCGTAGTACGCGCGGCCCTCGTCTTGTCCGCCCGCGTCGAGTCGGCCGATGCACGCGGGGTCGTCCGAGTAGCGCAGGTGCGTCGAATACGGCGGATCGATGAACACGAAATCAACGCTCCCGCGGGCCAAGGGGAGACTGCGGGCGTCGGCACGACGAATGTCCGTTCTGCGGGGGGCGAGATCGAAGCCCATGCCGACACGACCGAGATCGGCTGCGACGTCGAGCGTGGTGCCGGAGCCGCACATGGGGTCGAGCACAGTCTCGCCGGGCGAGGTGCAGCGCTGGAGGAGTTGCCAGACGACCCAGGAGGGCGTCGCACCCTCGTACTTGGGATCGCCCTGCACACCCTGGGTCGAGCTGGTGCGCACGATCCGGCCGCCGGGCAACTCTTCGTAGTCGAGGTAGTGCTGGCTGGGAAACTCCCACAGGGAGGTTGTGAAGAGGCGCAGGACGGGCTTGCGGAAGGTTGTGCCGCGCTGGCGGGAGGGCGTCACCTTGGGTCCGTGCCGACCGGCCATGGAGCCTCCATCAGAGGAGGGCCTGGGTAAGGGCTTCGAGCAGGCGCGTTCTGGTTTCCGCCAGCGGCGCGGTGACGCGGGCGCCCGCGGCACGGGCGTGCCCCCCCCCGCCGAGCGAGCGGGCGATTTCGTTCACGTCAAGTGCGCCGGGTCCGTCCTTGCTGCGAAGACTGATCTTCGTGAGGGGCGGTTTGCCCTGCGAGCCGTCGGAGACCTCCGTCAGCACCGCCGCAACCACAACCGTGCGCACGGCGAGCACCTTGTCGGCAAACCCGCCGGAGTCCGTTGCGTCCGCCTTGGCGTGGTGGAAGTCCTCCATCCGCAGCGACATCAGCGCGATTCGCTCGTCCGCATGGAACTCGAGCGAGGACAGCGCCGTGGCCAGCAGCCGGAACCGACCCGGCTCGTCCTGCTGCTCGACGACCCGGAACAGTTCGGTATGGTCCGCGCCGGCTTCGATGAGGTCGGCGGCGAGGCGCATCACGGGCGGTCGCACGTTCGAGTAACGGAACCAGCCCGTGTCGGTGGCGAGGCCCAGGTACAGCGGCGTCGCCACCCCGGCGGGCAGACGCGACGGCGAAGGCAGGCCGAGCAGATCGCAGCACACCTGCGCGACCGGCTGGCACGCTGCTGCCGACTCCGTATCCAGCAGACGGAGTGCGGCGATATCCCCGTCGCCGTGCAAGTGGTGGTCGATCACGAGCGTGCGGTCGGTGCGGGCGGCGAGCCATTGGAGCAGGCCGTCCAACTGAGACCAGGAGCCGGTGTCGAGCAGGACGACGCCGTCGGGGTCGGCATCGGCGGAGAGGCCGTCGCGCTCGATCGACCGGATCGGCGTGTCAAGGGCGATCTCGGCGAGCCAGGGAGGCAGCGCGCCGAGGTACCACACTTCGGTGCGCACACCGCGCGACCGCAGCACCCGCGCGAGGGCGAGCGTCGAGCCGACGGCGTCGCCGTCGGGCTTCGTGTGTGTCGTGAC harbors:
- a CDS encoding class I SAM-dependent methyltransferase, with translation MAGRHGPKVTPSRQRGTTFRKPVLRLFTTSLWEFPSQHYLDYEELPGGRIVRTSSTQGVQGDPKYEGATPSWVVWQLLQRCTSPGETVLDPMCGSGTTLDVAADLGRVGMGFDLAPRRTDIRRADARSLPLARGSVDFVFIDPPYSTHLRYSDDPACIGRLDAGGQDEGRAYYDAMRQVFAEMHRVLRPGRHAAVYVSDSWASGRLLPIGAELWSLLRPRFELVDWIAVVRRNADLKDTGRKRAATGAGPLLRGFNHLLLVRRSGSTPRPPKRRG